The Marinobacter halotolerans genome includes a window with the following:
- the glyQ gene encoding glycine--tRNA ligase subunit alpha: MTDKGHSNNTPDIKTFQGLILALQNFWAQHGCVVLQPLDMEVGAGTFHPATFLRSIGPETWNAAYVQPSRRPTDGRYGENPNRLQHYYQFQVVLKPSPDNIQELYLDSLKALGLDPLVHDIRFVEDNWESPTLGAWGLGWEIWLNGMEVTQFTYFQQVGGLECFPVTGELTYGLERIAMYLQGVDSVYDLVWTEGPEGVVTYGDVFHQNEVEQSTYNFEHADTEFLFHSFDVHERESARLIDAGLALPAYEQVLKASHTFNLLDARHAISVTERQRFILRVRTLARAVAQAYFDSRLKLGFPLAPDALRKEVIAASQAADDKANGKKSKKAKKAQQEKGNA; encoded by the coding sequence GTGACAGACAAGGGACATTCCAATAACACGCCGGATATCAAGACCTTCCAGGGTCTGATCCTGGCCTTGCAGAATTTCTGGGCGCAGCACGGCTGCGTGGTACTTCAGCCGCTGGATATGGAAGTAGGCGCCGGTACCTTTCACCCGGCCACCTTCCTGCGCTCCATCGGCCCGGAAACCTGGAATGCGGCCTATGTTCAGCCCAGCCGCCGCCCCACCGACGGCCGCTATGGCGAGAACCCCAACCGTCTGCAACACTACTATCAGTTCCAGGTAGTACTTAAACCCTCGCCGGACAACATCCAGGAACTCTATCTGGATTCCCTTAAGGCACTGGGGCTGGACCCGCTGGTTCACGACATCCGCTTTGTGGAAGACAACTGGGAGTCGCCAACGCTCGGCGCCTGGGGTCTGGGTTGGGAAATCTGGCTGAACGGCATGGAAGTCACCCAGTTCACCTACTTCCAGCAGGTGGGCGGCCTGGAATGCTTCCCGGTCACCGGCGAGCTGACCTACGGCCTGGAGCGTATCGCCATGTACCTGCAGGGCGTGGATAGCGTGTACGACCTGGTGTGGACCGAGGGCCCGGAAGGCGTGGTCACTTACGGCGACGTGTTCCATCAGAACGAGGTGGAACAGTCCACCTACAACTTCGAACACGCCGACACCGAATTCCTCTTCCACAGCTTCGACGTGCACGAGCGGGAAAGCGCCCGACTGATCGACGCGGGTCTGGCCCTGCCCGCCTATGAGCAGGTACTCAAAGCTTCTCACACCTTCAACCTGCTGGATGCCCGGCACGCGATCTCGGTGACCGAACGCCAGCGTTTCATACTTCGCGTTCGCACCCTGGCCCGCGCTGTCGCTCAGGCCTATTTCGACAGCCGCCTGAAGCTCGGCTTCCCGCTGGCGCCGGACGCCCTTCGTAAAGAAGTGATCGCCGCCAGCCAAGCCGCTGACGACAAGGCCAACGGCAAGAAAAGCAAGAAAGCGAAGAAGGCTCAGCAGGAAAAAGGGAACGCATAA